From Aquabacter sp. L1I39, the proteins below share one genomic window:
- the mhpA gene encoding bifunctional 3-(3-hydroxy-phenyl)propionate/3-hydroxycinnamic acid hydroxylase MhpA, producing MSTLTDTDHIFDVAIVGLGPVGACLANLLGQKGVSTLVLERETNAYHLPRAVHFDDEVMRVFQAIGLADEIEPTTRCNPGMRFVDAQGALLLDWPRPPGESPQGWQASYRFHQPDLERILRAGLARFPSVEVRTRCDVFAFTDDGAGVEVRYEELGTGTPRAVRARYVVGCDGGRSLVRRFMGSSLEDLGFHERWLVLDVMLRRDKPELGDHTIQYCDPARPATYVRGPGDRRRWEITVHPHEDAATMTTPRKVWELLAPWLKPEEAELERAAVYTFHSAVARQWRAGRLLVAGDAAHLTPPFMGQGMCSGVRDAANLAWKLEAVVNGHAADALLDTYQSERAPDARAYIETAMRLGGLINTCNTEAALASAFRDEDGVARLKSRVPQLGAGLAAGRADRAGQRIPQPRLADGRRLDEAVGYGFALLVRESLWRAASEGVRRGFTEAGIAVLTETDGPALAALLDEADTSALLVRPDRYVAGAAHDAAELAALSQALAPYRPAHASAA from the coding sequence ATGTCCACGCTCACCGATACCGACCACATCTTCGACGTTGCCATCGTGGGCCTCGGCCCGGTGGGGGCGTGCCTGGCCAATCTGCTGGGGCAGAAGGGCGTCTCCACCCTGGTGCTGGAGCGCGAGACCAATGCCTACCACCTGCCCCGCGCCGTGCATTTCGACGACGAGGTGATGCGCGTCTTCCAGGCCATCGGCCTCGCGGATGAGATCGAGCCCACCACACGCTGCAATCCCGGCATGCGCTTCGTGGATGCGCAGGGCGCCCTGCTTTTGGACTGGCCCCGCCCGCCGGGCGAGAGCCCGCAAGGCTGGCAAGCCAGCTACCGCTTCCACCAGCCGGACCTGGAGCGCATCCTGCGTGCCGGGCTCGCGCGCTTCCCCTCCGTGGAGGTGCGCACCCGCTGCGATGTCTTCGCCTTCACCGATGACGGCGCCGGCGTCGAGGTGCGCTATGAGGAACTGGGCACCGGCACACCCCGTGCCGTGCGCGCCCGCTATGTGGTGGGTTGCGATGGCGGCCGCTCGCTGGTGCGCCGATTCATGGGGTCCTCCCTGGAGGACCTCGGCTTCCACGAACGCTGGCTGGTGCTGGACGTGATGCTGCGGCGGGACAAGCCGGAGCTGGGCGACCACACCATCCAATATTGCGACCCGGCCCGCCCCGCCACCTATGTGCGCGGCCCCGGCGACCGCAGGCGGTGGGAAATCACCGTGCACCCGCACGAGGACGCCGCCACCATGACCACGCCCCGCAAGGTGTGGGAATTGCTCGCCCCCTGGCTGAAGCCGGAGGAGGCGGAACTGGAGCGGGCCGCCGTCTATACTTTCCACTCCGCCGTGGCCCGCCAGTGGCGCGCCGGGCGCCTGCTGGTGGCCGGGGACGCTGCCCACCTCACCCCGCCCTTCATGGGCCAGGGCATGTGCTCGGGGGTGCGGGACGCGGCCAACCTCGCCTGGAAACTGGAGGCGGTGGTCAACGGCCATGCGGCCGATGCCCTGCTCGACACCTATCAGAGCGAGCGCGCGCCGGACGCCCGCGCCTATATCGAGACCGCCATGCGCCTCGGCGGCCTCATCAATACCTGCAACACCGAGGCGGCCCTCGCCAGCGCCTTCCGCGACGAAGACGGGGTGGCCCGCCTGAAAAGCCGGGTGCCGCAGCTGGGCGCGGGCCTTGCCGCCGGGCGGGCGGACCGGGCCGGCCAGCGCATTCCCCAGCCGCGCCTCGCCGACGGCCGGCGGCTCGACGAGGCGGTGGGCTACGGCTTCGCCCTGCTGGTGCGCGAGAGCCTCTGGCGCGCCGCCAGCGAAGGCGTGCGGCGCGGCTTCACCGAGGCGGGCATCGCGGTGCTCACCGAGACCGACGGACCAGCCCTCGCCGCGCTGCTCGACGAGGCGGACACGTCCGCCCTCCTGGTGCGGCCGGACCGTTATGTGGCCGGTGCGGCCCATGATGCCGCGGAACTGGCCGCCCTTTCCCAGGCCCTTGCCCCCTATCGGCCGGCCCACGCCTCGGCGGCCTGA
- a CDS encoding VOC family protein, translating to MGVIALGYLGIRSDKMRDWRDFASGLLAMQAVDVTSGHATFRMDDQRQRLFVANEPGSTLAAIGWEVEEKGDLDAFGARLEAAGVAVKRGTRGLADQRFVEDLITFDDPDGNRVELFFNPMRAEDPFVPGRPISGFNTGALGMGHAVLHAVRIEALLPFYRDLLGFHVSDYGLTPYPLYFFHVNGRHHSFAMVGSGQTGFHHFMVEFKNLDDVGQGYDLAQLQEGRVAYTLGRHTNDYMTSFYAHSPSGFFVENGWGGRVIDPATWEPHETFVGPSFWGHERLYLPEEPRARLRQMRLDAAANGVRAPAVVDCPWLYGHVPG from the coding sequence ATGGGCGTCATCGCACTGGGCTATCTGGGCATCCGCTCCGACAAGATGAGGGACTGGCGCGATTTCGCCTCCGGCCTCCTCGCCATGCAGGCGGTGGATGTCACCTCCGGCCACGCCACCTTCCGCATGGACGACCAGCGCCAGCGCCTGTTCGTCGCCAATGAGCCCGGCTCGACGCTGGCCGCCATCGGCTGGGAAGTGGAGGAGAAGGGCGACCTCGACGCCTTCGGCGCCCGACTTGAGGCCGCTGGCGTCGCGGTGAAGCGGGGCACGCGCGGCCTTGCCGACCAGCGCTTCGTTGAAGACCTCATAACCTTCGACGATCCCGACGGCAACCGGGTGGAATTGTTCTTCAATCCCATGCGGGCGGAAGATCCCTTCGTGCCCGGCCGGCCCATTTCCGGCTTCAACACCGGCGCGCTGGGCATGGGACATGCGGTGCTGCACGCCGTGCGCATCGAGGCGCTCCTGCCCTTCTACCGGGATCTCCTCGGCTTCCACGTCTCCGATTACGGGCTCACCCCCTATCCGCTCTATTTCTTCCATGTGAATGGCCGCCACCATTCCTTCGCCATGGTGGGCTCGGGCCAGACGGGCTTCCATCACTTCATGGTGGAGTTCAAGAATCTCGACGATGTCGGCCAGGGCTATGACCTCGCCCAGTTGCAGGAGGGCCGGGTCGCCTACACGCTGGGCCGGCACACCAACGACTACATGACCTCCTTCTACGCCCATTCGCCCTCCGGCTTCTTCGTGGAGAATGGCTGGGGCGGGCGGGTGATCGATCCGGCCACCTGGGAGCCCCACGAGACCTTTGTGGGGCCGAGCTTCTGGGGCCATGAGCGGCTCTATCTGCCGGAAGAGCCCCGCGCGCGGCTGCGCCAGATGCGGCTCGACGCCGCCGCCAACGGCGTCCGCGCCCCGGCGGTGGTGGATTGCCCCTGGCTCTATGGTCACGTCCCCGGCTGA
- a CDS encoding MFS transporter, giving the protein MSAIATPSAAPAPRLSRAQWRIIMLASLGGSLEFYDFIIYGIFVQYISAQFFPTSDPYVSLILSFSVLALGFLARPLGGVLLGGLGDRYGRRPVFIASLGLTTLATIAIGLLPSYATWGLAAPLLLVAFRLVQGICLGGELPGAVTYAVEAAPRRAGLACGFIIFCVNVGVLIATLVNLGIQYALPPQDVAAYGWRIAFLFGGVIGIVSFALRRKLEESPEFVNLHGKASRHPLKELVRDHGRSLVVAAGIAAIIAGFNGLLYGFMPAFLVRSLGYAAPEVALGMTSALVVSSIGLIIAGWAGDHVPGKQILRIGSALMVITVVPLFMMLANHASVVLVLSLLSLVFSLASGIWPSLLANLFPTKVRFSGIALSYNVSVTILSGFAPLAATMLIERTQMPAAPSLYIALCAALSFWASFHITRRDNVPASEALGTELPAAGAPRP; this is encoded by the coding sequence ATGAGCGCCATCGCCACCCCATCCGCCGCTCCCGCGCCCCGGCTCAGCCGCGCGCAGTGGCGCATCATCATGCTGGCCAGCCTCGGCGGCTCGCTGGAATTCTATGACTTCATCATCTACGGCATTTTCGTCCAATATATCTCGGCCCAGTTCTTTCCCACCAGCGACCCCTATGTGTCGCTCATCCTGTCCTTCTCGGTTCTGGCGCTGGGGTTCTTGGCGCGGCCGCTGGGCGGGGTGCTGCTGGGCGGGCTTGGTGACCGCTATGGCCGCCGCCCGGTCTTCATCGCCTCGCTGGGCCTGACGACGCTGGCCACCATCGCCATCGGCCTCCTGCCCTCCTATGCCACCTGGGGCCTCGCGGCCCCGCTGCTGCTGGTGGCCTTCCGCCTGGTGCAGGGCATTTGCCTCGGCGGCGAATTGCCGGGGGCGGTGACCTATGCGGTGGAGGCGGCGCCCCGGCGGGCGGGCCTTGCCTGCGGCTTCATCATCTTCTGCGTGAATGTGGGCGTGCTGATCGCCACCCTGGTCAATCTCGGCATCCAATATGCCCTGCCGCCCCAGGACGTGGCGGCCTATGGCTGGCGCATCGCCTTCCTGTTCGGCGGCGTCATCGGCATCGTCTCCTTCGCGCTGCGCCGCAAGCTGGAGGAATCGCCGGAATTCGTGAACCTGCACGGCAAGGCCTCCCGCCATCCGCTCAAGGAGCTGGTGCGCGACCATGGCCGCTCGCTGGTGGTGGCGGCCGGCATCGCCGCCATCATCGCCGGCTTCAACGGCCTGCTCTACGGCTTCATGCCTGCCTTCCTGGTGCGTTCGCTGGGCTATGCGGCGCCGGAAGTGGCGCTGGGCATGACCTCGGCGCTGGTGGTGTCCTCCATCGGCCTCATCATTGCCGGCTGGGCGGGGGACCATGTGCCCGGCAAGCAGATCCTGCGCATCGGCTCGGCGCTGATGGTCATCACGGTCGTGCCGCTCTTCATGATGCTGGCCAATCATGCCAGCGTGGTGCTGGTGCTGAGCCTCCTGTCGCTGGTCTTCTCGCTGGCGAGCGGCATCTGGCCCTCGCTGCTGGCGAACCTCTTCCCCACAAAGGTGCGCTTTTCCGGCATCGCCTTGTCCTACAATGTGAGCGTGACCATCCTGTCCGGCTTCGCGCCGCTGGCCGCCACCATGCTCATCGAGCGCACCCAGATGCCTGCCGCGCCCTCGCTCTATATCGCGCTGTGCGCCGCCTTGAGCTTCTGGGCGAGCTTCCACATCACCCGGCGCGACAACGTGCCGGCCTCCGAGGCGCTGGGCACCGAACTGCCCGCAGCAGGCGCCCCGCGTCCCTGA
- a CDS encoding NrsF family protein: MKTDDLIRALAADPRPGPSLEAGLAGALVAGLAGAALLFAATLNIRPGLAGLMMDPRILLKFGVALAMASSAGALALRLARPGARRPSWAIILLPLAVALAGCAGEMLTTPERSWMPGLIGRFAPYCLAYVPLLSLPVLGAALMALRRGAPARPAEAGAAAGFLAGGLGAAVYAFHCPDDSAFFVLTWYGLAILAVAGLGALLGRRLLRW; encoded by the coding sequence GTGAAGACCGACGACCTGATCCGAGCCCTTGCCGCTGATCCCCGCCCTGGCCCGAGCCTTGAAGCCGGGCTCGCGGGCGCGCTCGTGGCTGGCCTTGCGGGCGCCGCCCTCCTGTTCGCAGCGACGCTGAATATCCGGCCCGGACTGGCGGGGCTGATGATGGACCCGCGCATCCTGCTGAAATTCGGCGTCGCACTCGCCATGGCGTCCTCGGCCGGCGCGCTCGCGCTGCGCCTTGCCCGGCCAGGCGCGCGGCGACCGTCCTGGGCCATCATCCTCCTGCCGCTCGCTGTGGCGCTCGCGGGCTGCGCGGGGGAGATGCTCACCACCCCCGAACGCAGTTGGATGCCCGGCCTGATCGGCCGCTTTGCCCCCTATTGCCTCGCTTATGTGCCGTTGCTCTCTCTCCCGGTGCTGGGCGCGGCCCTGATGGCCCTGCGGCGCGGCGCCCCGGCGCGGCCGGCGGAGGCCGGCGCGGCGGCGGGCTTCCTGGCGGGGGGCCTTGGCGCGGCGGTCTATGCCTTCCACTGCCCGGACGATTCCGCCTTCTTCGTGCTGACCTGGTACGGCCTCGCCATTCTCGCCGTGGCTGGGCTCGGCGCACTTCTGGGCCGGCGCCTGCTGCGCTGGTGA
- a CDS encoding sigma-70 family RNA polymerase sigma factor, which yields MDDRERRWAQGMRDALAGNQTAYEQLLRELAPALRAAVRRRFSSIGLGVGESEDVVQEILLAVHLKRHTWRASDPLGPWLWTIARNKFVDHLRRRGRRVEVPIEDFAEILPAQEERPGTDDRDVQRHLAMLPPRQRDVLTSIAVEGASVGETASRLGLTPGAVRVNLHRAFARLADRLRGEETE from the coding sequence ATGGACGATCGCGAAAGGCGCTGGGCGCAAGGCATGCGGGATGCGCTTGCCGGCAACCAGACGGCCTATGAGCAGCTCCTGCGCGAACTGGCGCCGGCGTTGCGCGCGGCCGTCCGTCGGCGTTTTTCCAGCATCGGCCTGGGGGTGGGCGAGAGCGAGGACGTGGTGCAGGAGATCCTGCTGGCGGTGCATCTGAAGCGGCACACCTGGCGCGCGTCGGATCCGCTGGGTCCGTGGCTGTGGACGATCGCCCGCAACAAGTTCGTGGACCATCTGCGGCGGCGCGGGCGGCGGGTGGAGGTGCCCATCGAGGATTTCGCCGAAATCCTCCCCGCGCAGGAGGAGCGGCCCGGCACCGATGATCGCGACGTGCAGCGCCATCTCGCCATGCTGCCGCCGCGCCAGCGCGATGTGCTCACCTCCATCGCCGTGGAGGGGGCCTCCGTGGGCGAGACGGCGAGCCGCCTCGGGCTGACGCCTGGTGCCGTACGGGTGAATTTGCACCGCGCCTTCGCCCGCCTCGCCGACCGGCTGCGCGGCGAAGAAACGGAATAG
- a CDS encoding CGNR zinc finger domain-containing protein, whose translation MPHARKPAAPDPAPRHTEGDFRDGVPFLGGRLWIDLLNTTPMTGDGPRDLIATPDDFALWAVLARLQPPPPSALAKAHKAVLGLRRDLRTLFDDLAKGGPPRADIADTANRALAPVHLHPRMAIEGDRYVLREEAGGAEAAIALDVARFLCDFEPERLKHCANPACNMVFYDGGRNGRRRWCSMSVCGNRDKVSRFRARHSEKTEAS comes from the coding sequence ATGCCCCACGCCCGCAAGCCCGCCGCCCCCGATCCGGCCCCCCGTCACACGGAGGGGGATTTCCGCGACGGCGTGCCGTTCCTGGGCGGGCGGCTGTGGATCGACCTCCTCAACACCACCCCAATGACTGGGGACGGCCCCCGCGACCTCATCGCCACGCCAGACGATTTCGCGCTCTGGGCGGTGCTGGCCCGGTTGCAGCCACCACCGCCCTCCGCGCTGGCCAAGGCCCACAAGGCCGTGCTCGGCCTGCGCCGGGATCTGCGCACCCTCTTCGATGATCTGGCGAAGGGCGGCCCGCCACGCGCGGACATCGCGGACACAGCCAATCGCGCGCTCGCCCCTGTGCATCTGCACCCGCGCATGGCAATCGAGGGGGACCGCTATGTCCTGCGCGAGGAGGCCGGCGGCGCCGAGGCCGCCATCGCGCTCGATGTCGCCCGCTTCCTCTGCGACTTCGAGCCGGAACGGCTCAAGCACTGCGCCAATCCGGCCTGCAACATGGTCTTCTATGATGGCGGCCGCAACGGGCGCCGCCGCTGGTGCTCCATGAGCGTGTGCGGCAACCGCGATAAGGTGAGCCGCTTCCGGGCCCGCCATTCTGAAAAGACCGAAGCTTCCTGA
- a CDS encoding alpha/beta fold hydrolase — protein MPASPAGASTRALHRTVTVNGLTIAYREAGPADAPVVLLLHGFPSSSHMYRELIPLLAGHYRVLAPDYPGFGTSSAPAPDAFPYSFASLAEVIEGFTQAVGAADYTLFMQDYGGPVGLRLALRRPERVLGLIFQNAVANVEGWNPDVVAQIAPFWENRTAETEVPVRNLLTADTTRFQYLHGASRPERVAPESYIVDQAGLDRPGNDAIQLELLHAYQDNVALYPAFAEYLRARQPPTLVVWGKNDPFFTLAGVDHVKACIPDTQVHLFEAGHFALETHVDEIAAATLAFLDRTAP, from the coding sequence ATGCCTGCCTCTCCCGCGGGAGCGTCGACGCGCGCCCTCCACCGCACCGTCACCGTCAATGGCCTGACCATCGCCTATCGCGAGGCCGGCCCCGCCGATGCCCCCGTGGTGCTGCTGCTTCACGGCTTCCCGTCTTCCTCCCACATGTACCGGGAGCTCATTCCCCTTCTGGCCGGCCACTACCGGGTGCTGGCGCCCGATTATCCGGGCTTTGGGACCTCGTCCGCCCCGGCGCCGGACGCCTTTCCCTATTCCTTCGCCAGCCTCGCCGAGGTGATCGAGGGCTTCACCCAGGCGGTGGGCGCGGCGGACTACACGCTGTTCATGCAGGATTATGGTGGCCCCGTCGGCCTGCGCCTGGCGCTGCGCCGCCCCGAGCGGGTGCTCGGGCTCATCTTCCAGAATGCGGTGGCCAATGTGGAGGGCTGGAACCCCGATGTGGTGGCCCAGATCGCCCCCTTCTGGGAAAACCGCACCGCCGAGACGGAGGTCCCCGTGCGCAACCTGCTCACCGCCGACACGACGCGCTTCCAATATCTGCATGGCGCCTCCCGGCCCGAGCGGGTGGCGCCGGAGAGCTATATCGTCGACCAAGCGGGCCTCGACCGGCCCGGCAATGACGCCATCCAGCTGGAATTGCTGCACGCCTACCAGGACAATGTGGCCCTCTATCCCGCCTTCGCCGAATATCTGCGCGCCCGCCAGCCGCCCACCTTGGTGGTGTGGGGAAAGAACGACCCCTTCTTCACGCTCGCGGGCGTCGACCATGTGAAGGCGTGCATCCCGGATACGCAGGTGCATCTCTTCGAGGCCGGACACTTCGCCCTCGAAACCCATGTGGACGAGATCGCCGCCGCCACCCTCGCCTTCCTCGATCGCACGGCCCCATAG
- a CDS encoding LysR family transcriptional regulator: MDRIDAMRAFVLAVDAGGLAAAARRLGRSPTAVSRALSDLEEQVGTRLLRRTTRALHLTEAGERHLIACRRLLADYDEAFAQASGEHLAPRGVLTLTAPAVFGRRHVRPILDDFLDAHGEVQGRLLLLDRMVHLVDEGMDVAIRIGRLPDSGLIARRVGEVRRVVCASPALLERLPPIATPDDLSGLPCITFGQISEGQGWAFPTGRGRGPVEIRPRLAVTGAEAAIDSAIEGRGITCVLSYQVADAVKDGRLRLLLEEFEPPPMPVHVVHPEARLAAAKVRSFVDFAVPRLRARLEALV; this comes from the coding sequence ATGGACCGGATCGACGCCATGCGGGCCTTTGTGCTGGCGGTGGATGCGGGTGGCCTCGCCGCTGCCGCCCGGCGTCTGGGGCGTTCGCCCACCGCCGTCTCCCGTGCGCTTTCGGACCTGGAGGAGCAGGTGGGCACGCGCCTGCTGCGGCGCACCACCCGCGCGCTCCATCTCACCGAGGCGGGGGAACGCCACCTCATCGCCTGCCGGCGGCTGCTGGCGGATTATGACGAGGCCTTCGCCCAGGCCTCGGGCGAGCATCTGGCGCCGCGCGGCGTGCTCACCCTCACCGCGCCGGCGGTGTTCGGACGCCGCCATGTGCGCCCCATCCTGGATGACTTCCTCGATGCCCATGGCGAGGTGCAGGGGCGCCTCCTGCTGCTCGACCGGATGGTGCATCTGGTGGACGAGGGCATGGACGTGGCCATCCGCATCGGCCGCCTGCCGGATTCCGGGCTGATTGCGCGCCGCGTGGGCGAGGTGCGTCGGGTGGTCTGCGCCAGCCCCGCCCTGCTGGAGCGCCTGCCCCCCATCGCAACGCCCGATGACCTGTCCGGCCTGCCCTGCATCACCTTCGGCCAGATTTCGGAAGGCCAGGGCTGGGCCTTTCCCACCGGCCGGGGGCGCGGGCCGGTGGAGATCCGCCCGCGCCTTGCGGTGACGGGCGCGGAAGCGGCCATCGATTCCGCCATTGAGGGGCGGGGCATCACCTGCGTCCTGTCCTATCAGGTGGCGGATGCGGTGAAAGACGGGCGGTTGCGGCTGCTGCTGGAGGAGTTCGAGCCGCCGCCCATGCCGGTGCATGTGGTGCATCCCGAGGCGCGCCTTGCCGCAGCCAAGGTGCGCAGCTTCGTGGATTTCGCCGTTCCGCGCCTGCGGGCGCGACTGGAGGCGTTGGTGTAG
- a CDS encoding carboxymuconolactone decarboxylase family protein: protein MTRIPGVDPTTATGRSAELLGAIKAKLGVVPNLYRVVAHSPAVLDATLASGETLNGGVLTARQREAIAIATAEANGCDYCLSAHVLLGRGAGLTEPQIAAARHGASGDATFDAILAFTRALLETKGHVSDAEIAALRATGLGNEALVEIVAQVTRNIFTNYLNHVARTEIDFPVVRTAA from the coding sequence ATGACCCGCATTCCCGGTGTCGATCCCACCACCGCCACGGGCCGCAGCGCGGAGCTGCTCGGCGCCATCAAGGCCAAGCTCGGCGTGGTGCCCAATCTCTATCGCGTGGTCGCCCATTCGCCCGCCGTGCTTGATGCGACTTTGGCCTCCGGCGAGACGCTCAATGGCGGCGTGCTCACCGCCCGCCAGCGCGAAGCCATCGCCATCGCCACCGCCGAGGCCAATGGCTGCGACTATTGCCTCTCCGCCCATGTGCTGCTGGGCCGGGGCGCGGGCCTGACCGAGCCGCAGATCGCCGCCGCCCGCCATGGCGCAAGCGGCGATGCCACCTTTGACGCGATCCTCGCCTTCACCCGCGCCCTCCTGGAGACGAAGGGCCATGTGAGCGATGCCGAGATCGCGGCCTTGCGCGCCACCGGCCTTGGCAACGAGGCGCTGGTGGAGATCGTGGCGCAGGTGACGCGCAACATCTTCACCAATTATCTCAACCATGTGGCCCGCACCGAGATCGACTTCCCGGTGGTGCGCACCGCCGCCTGA
- a CDS encoding pyridoxamine 5'-phosphate oxidase family protein produces MTQSSCDIAFTPTIRAEQERRGSRARYAAVEAQGGFRSDLSEFPRGFLARVDTAFLGTANLEGQPYVQHRGGPPGFIRIADDHHLVMADFRGNRQYISTGNLADNPKAFLFLMDYENRHRIKLWGRARMSADIVTYAEVLGIDPADRKVEQVLVFEVEAWDVNCQAHIPQKVDAAAAARVVLALRARLEAVEAENAELRELLKPEARA; encoded by the coding sequence ATGACTCAAAGCTCATGCGACATCGCGTTCACGCCGACCATCCGCGCCGAGCAGGAGCGGCGGGGCTCGCGCGCCCGCTATGCGGCGGTGGAGGCGCAGGGCGGCTTCCGCAGCGATCTGTCGGAATTTCCGCGCGGTTTCCTCGCCCGCGTGGATACGGCGTTTCTGGGGACGGCCAATTTGGAGGGGCAGCCCTACGTCCAGCATCGCGGCGGCCCGCCCGGCTTCATCCGCATCGCGGACGACCATCATCTCGTGATGGCGGACTTCCGGGGCAACCGGCAATACATCTCCACTGGCAACCTTGCGGACAATCCGAAGGCCTTTCTGTTCCTGATGGATTACGAGAACCGCCACCGCATCAAGCTGTGGGGCCGCGCCCGCATGAGCGCCGACATCGTGACCTATGCCGAGGTGCTGGGCATCGATCCCGCCGACCGTAAGGTGGAGCAGGTGCTCGTCTTCGAGGTGGAGGCCTGGGACGTGAACTGCCAGGCCCATATCCCCCAGAAGGTGGACGCCGCCGCCGCCGCCCGCGTGGTGCTGGCGCTGCGCGCGCGCCTCGAGGCAGTGGAGGCGGAGAATGCCGAGTTGCGTGAGCTGCTGAAGCCGGAGGCCCGCGCCTGA
- a CDS encoding aldolase: MGQPDSFSLDKTSLMAKSQEDMRAHLDEGTYSMREKVALTCRILFHNGHDSGLAGQITTRGETAGTFLTQRLGLGFDEISPDNLLLVDEHLRVLEGTGMPNPANRFHSWVYRARPDVTCIVHSHAFHTAALSMLEVPLQVSHMDTCILYEDVAFVPKWPGVPVGNDEGELISAALGTKRALLLAHHGLLVAGRTVEEACVIALAFERAAKMQLMAMAAGPIQPIDPNLAREARDWINTPRRNSAAFAYYARRTLAAAPF, from the coding sequence ATGGGGCAGCCCGACAGCTTCAGCCTCGACAAGACCAGCCTGATGGCCAAGTCGCAGGAAGACATGCGCGCGCACCTGGACGAGGGCACCTACAGCATGCGGGAGAAGGTCGCCCTCACCTGCCGCATCCTGTTCCATAACGGGCATGATTCAGGCCTTGCGGGCCAGATCACCACGCGCGGCGAGACGGCGGGCACCTTCCTGACGCAGCGCCTCGGGCTCGGCTTCGACGAGATCAGCCCCGACAATCTGCTGCTGGTGGACGAGCATCTGCGCGTGCTGGAAGGCACGGGCATGCCGAACCCCGCCAACCGCTTCCATTCCTGGGTGTATCGGGCGCGACCGGACGTGACCTGCATCGTTCACAGCCACGCCTTCCATACCGCCGCCCTCAGCATGCTGGAGGTGCCGCTCCAGGTCTCTCACATGGACACCTGCATCCTCTATGAGGATGTGGCCTTCGTGCCCAAATGGCCGGGCGTTCCGGTGGGCAATGACGAGGGAGAATTGATTTCGGCGGCACTGGGCACCAAGCGCGCGCTGCTTCTGGCCCATCACGGCCTGCTGGTGGCGGGGCGCACGGTCGAGGAAGCCTGCGTCATCGCCTTGGCGTTCGAGCGCGCGGCAAAGATGCAACTGATGGCTATGGCGGCGGGGCCGATCCAGCCCATCGATCCCAACCTCGCCCGCGAGGCGCGCGATTGGATCAATACCCCCAGGCGCAACAGCGCCGCCTTCGCCTATTATGCGCGGCGCACCCTGGCGGCCGCCCCATTCTGA
- a CDS encoding glutathione S-transferase family protein → MRIYDTQRSGNAWKVRLLASFLGVRLKRTSLSIDRGDLKTDAFAALNALRQVPVLQLPDGRTLSESLAILFYLADGTPWWPEGRLAQAEVLRWLSFEQSQHMHPLAQLRLHLALHPDWPLATDLLAHWRHQADEALRQLEAQLAAAGESGWVATPSHPSIADVALYPYTRLAAMGGLDTGRFPAITHWLRRIEALPGYEPLFPGRSDLTESRQEI, encoded by the coding sequence ATGCGCATCTATGACACACAGCGCTCCGGCAATGCCTGGAAGGTGCGGCTGCTGGCGAGCTTCCTGGGCGTTCGGCTGAAGCGCACGTCGCTGTCCATCGACCGCGGCGACCTGAAGACCGACGCCTTCGCGGCCTTGAATGCCCTGCGCCAGGTGCCTGTCCTCCAGCTGCCGGACGGGCGGACCTTGTCCGAATCCCTGGCGATCCTGTTCTATCTGGCGGACGGCACGCCGTGGTGGCCCGAGGGGCGGCTCGCGCAGGCGGAAGTGCTGCGCTGGCTGTCCTTCGAGCAGTCCCAGCACATGCATCCACTGGCCCAGTTGCGCTTGCATCTGGCGCTGCATCCCGACTGGCCGTTAGCCACCGATCTGCTCGCGCACTGGCGCCACCAGGCAGATGAAGCCCTACGGCAGCTGGAGGCCCAGCTGGCAGCCGCGGGGGAGAGCGGGTGGGTGGCAACGCCATCCCATCCGAGCATCGCCGATGTTGCCCTCTATCCCTATACGCGCCTTGCCGCCATGGGCGGCTTGGACACGGGGCGGTTCCCAGCCATCACCCACTGGCTCCGGCGCATCGAGGCCCTGCCGGGCTACGAGCCCCTCTTCCCCGGGCGGTCCGACCTCACCGAATCCCGACAGGAGATATGA